The Actinopolyspora erythraea genome has a segment encoding these proteins:
- the priA gene encoding bifunctional 1-(5-phosphoribosyl)-5-((5-phosphoribosylamino)methylideneamino)imidazole-4-carboxamide isomerase/phosphoribosylanthranilate isomerase PriA → MTFTLLPAVDVADGQAVRLVQGAAGTETSYGDPLRAALAWQDAGAEWVHLVDLDAAFGRGSNRELLADVVAKLDVAVELSGGIRDDDSLRAALETGCARVNLGTAALEDPEWTARVVAEYGQRVAVGLDVRIGERGHRLAARGWTRDGGDLWQVLDRLDAAGCGRYVVTDVSKDGTLGGPNLSLLRAVCEYTPAPVVASGGVSTVEDLVALAELEPYGLEGSIVGKALYAGNFTLAEALEAVSG, encoded by the coding sequence GTGACTTTCACGCTGCTTCCCGCTGTTGACGTCGCCGACGGGCAGGCCGTGCGTCTGGTGCAGGGTGCCGCGGGCACCGAGACCTCCTACGGGGACCCGCTGCGGGCCGCCCTGGCATGGCAGGACGCGGGGGCGGAATGGGTCCACCTCGTGGATCTGGACGCCGCCTTCGGTCGTGGTTCGAACCGGGAACTGCTCGCCGATGTGGTCGCGAAGCTGGACGTCGCCGTGGAGCTGTCCGGCGGAATCCGGGACGACGACTCGTTGCGTGCCGCGCTGGAAACGGGCTGTGCCCGGGTGAATCTCGGCACCGCGGCGCTGGAGGACCCGGAGTGGACCGCGCGGGTGGTCGCCGAGTACGGCCAGCGCGTGGCGGTCGGCCTGGACGTGCGGATCGGTGAACGGGGACACCGGCTGGCGGCGCGCGGCTGGACGCGGGACGGCGGAGACCTGTGGCAGGTGCTCGACCGGTTGGACGCCGCCGGCTGCGGCCGCTACGTGGTCACCGACGTGAGCAAGGACGGGACGCTGGGTGGGCCGAACCTGTCGTTGCTGCGCGCGGTCTGCGAGTACACCCCCGCGCCGGTCGTGGCCTCCGGAGGTGTGTCCACCGTGGAGGACTTGGTGGCGCTGGCCGAACTCGAACCTTACGGACTCGAGGGCTCGATCGTGGGCAAGGCGCTGTACGCGGGCAACTTCACCCTGGCCGAGGCTCTCGAAGCCGTCAGCGGATGA
- the hisF gene encoding imidazole glycerol phosphate synthase subunit HisF: MSVAVRVIPCLDVDQGRVVKGVNFTGLVDAGDPVELARRYDGEWADELTFLDVTASSSDRETTYDVVRGTADQVFIPLTVGGGVRGSDDVDRLLRAGADKVSLNTAAIADPGLLETASRRFGAQCVVLSVDARRVPSGGTETASGFEVTTHGGRRGTGICAVEWAARAERLGVGEILLNSMDADGTKEGFDLEMIRAVRAAVRVPLIASGGAGSAEHFAPAVHAGADAVLAASVFHFGELTIEEVKNAMRAEGITVR; the protein is encoded by the coding sequence ATGTCGGTCGCGGTGCGCGTGATCCCCTGTCTGGACGTCGACCAGGGGCGAGTGGTCAAGGGAGTCAATTTCACCGGGCTGGTCGACGCGGGTGATCCGGTCGAGCTGGCCCGTCGCTACGACGGGGAGTGGGCCGACGAGCTGACCTTCCTCGACGTCACCGCATCCTCGTCCGATCGTGAGACCACCTACGACGTGGTACGCGGCACCGCCGATCAGGTCTTCATCCCGCTGACCGTGGGTGGCGGCGTGCGCGGCTCCGACGACGTGGACCGCCTGCTGCGCGCGGGCGCCGACAAGGTCAGCCTCAACACCGCGGCCATCGCGGATCCCGGGTTGCTGGAGACCGCGTCCCGCCGGTTCGGGGCGCAGTGCGTGGTGCTTTCGGTCGATGCCAGGCGCGTCCCCTCCGGCGGGACCGAGACCGCTTCCGGCTTCGAGGTCACCACGCACGGGGGCCGGCGGGGAACCGGCATCTGCGCGGTGGAGTGGGCGGCCAGGGCCGAGCGGCTGGGTGTCGGCGAGATACTGCTCAACTCCATGGACGCCGACGGCACCAAGGAAGGGTTCGACCTCGAGATGATCCGTGCCGTACGTGCCGCCGTGCGTGTCCCGCTGATCGCCAGCGGCGGCGCCGGGAGCGCCGAACACTTCGCGCCCGCCGTGCACGCCGGGGCCGACGCCGTGCTGGCCGCGAGCGTCTTCCACTTCGGAGAGCTGACCATCGAGGAGGTCAAGAACGCCATGCGAGCGGAGGGGATCACGGTCCGATGA
- the hisI gene encoding phosphoribosyl-AMP cyclohydrolase, with product MTSPAGEERTEGVLDPEIAARLKRNEDGLIAAVAQQHDTGRVLMVAWMDEEALRRTLHSRRATYYSRSRARHWVKGESSGNTQYVREARLDCDGDTVLLLVEQTGPACHTGAPDCFEADVLLRPEAVPPGA from the coding sequence ATGACGTCACCGGCAGGCGAGGAACGAACCGAGGGAGTCCTCGACCCGGAGATCGCCGCGAGACTCAAGCGCAACGAGGACGGCCTGATCGCCGCGGTGGCCCAGCAGCACGACACGGGCCGGGTGCTGATGGTGGCCTGGATGGACGAGGAGGCGCTGCGCCGCACCCTGCACAGCAGGCGTGCCACCTACTACTCGCGCAGCCGTGCCCGGCACTGGGTCAAGGGGGAGTCCTCCGGCAACACGCAGTACGTGCGGGAGGCCCGGCTCGACTGCGACGGTGACACGGTGTTGCTGCTCGTCGAGCAGACCGGCCCCGCCTGTCACACGGGTGCCCCGGACTGCTTCGAGGCCGACGTGCTGCTGCGGCCCGAGGCAGTGCCCCCCGGGGCGTGA
- a CDS encoding TetR/AcrR family transcriptional regulator, with protein sequence MQPDSRGAERTRLRRGRRGGGGSTREELLDAARTAFIENGYEGATVRDIASRAGVDPAMVRHWFGGKEGLFTAAVSLPVDPARMLPRLLDGPTEQLAERMLGMFLSVWDEAGGGEFAALVRSLSMRESAVRMLREFLTSALFGRLLGELGSDEPELRAALCGSQLVGLGMMRYVVRVEPLASAEHELVVASIAPNLQRYLTGPLRPQ encoded by the coding sequence GTGCAACCAGACAGCCGTGGCGCGGAGCGCACCCGCCTGCGACGGGGCCGCCGGGGCGGCGGTGGCAGCACCAGGGAGGAGCTGCTCGACGCGGCCCGCACCGCCTTCATCGAGAACGGCTACGAGGGCGCCACCGTACGGGACATCGCGAGCCGTGCCGGAGTCGATCCCGCGATGGTCCGGCACTGGTTCGGCGGCAAGGAGGGGTTGTTCACCGCCGCCGTCTCCCTCCCGGTCGATCCCGCCAGGATGCTGCCCCGGCTGCTCGACGGCCCCACCGAGCAGCTGGCGGAACGCATGTTGGGCATGTTCCTCTCGGTGTGGGACGAGGCGGGCGGCGGCGAGTTCGCCGCGCTGGTACGCAGCCTGTCGATGCGGGAGAGCGCGGTACGCATGCTGCGCGAGTTCCTCACCAGCGCGCTGTTCGGCAGGCTGCTGGGGGAACTGGGTTCCGACGAGCCGGAGCTGCGCGCCGCGCTGTGCGGCTCACAGCTCGTGGGACTCGGCATGATGCGCTACGTGGTACGGGTGGAACCGCTGGCCAGCGCCGAGCACGAACTGGTCGTGGCCAGCATCGCCCCCAATCTGCAGCGCTACCTCACCGGGCCGCTGCGGCCCCAGTGA